Part of the Acidimicrobiales bacterium genome is shown below.
ACGACCTGCTGGTCGACCTGCACGAGTCAGTGCTCTCCTGCTTCCCAGTCTCCGTCTCCCATCTGGTCGTGACGCCCGAACGGGACGTGAACCTCTTCCGCCCGCTCGAGGGGCCGCGCTGCACGGTCGTATCGGTGCCGGAGGTCATGCCGATGCGCCTGTGGCCGGCGCCGTTCGCCAACGCCTGGCTGAACCCGAGGAAGCCGATTCCGCCGATACGAGGGTGGATCATGCAGCAGCTGGTGAAGCTGGGCGCCGCCAGCCAGGCCCAGGAGCAGATCGTGGTGCTGGCCGACGCAGACGTCACCTTCGTTCGCAAGGTCACGGCGGAGACATTCGCTCCGGGCGATCGTATCCGGTTCTACCGCAAGGACGGTGCGGTGGACCAGACGCTTCCGAGGCACATTCGGTGGCACGCCGCGGCCCGCACCCTCCTGGGACTTCCCGGCTCGCCGGAGCCGCCGCTTCCCGACTACATCTCGGCTTTGAACACCTGGGACCGGGATGTCGTGCGCGCCTGTCTCGGGCGGGTCTCCGAGGTCGGCAGTCGGCCCTGGGCAGAACTCGTCAGCCGCTTCGTGCACTTCTCCGAGTTCATTCTGTACGGCGTCCATCGCGACAACGATCCTGATCGAGACTTAGACGCGGACACCGACGATTCGATGTGCCTCTCCTACTGGGAGACCACCCCCCTCGACGACGTCTCGAGTGAGGAGCTCGGTCGGCGGCTGTCGCCCACAGACGTCGCGGTGATGATCTCTGCGAAGTCGGGAACGACGTTGCCGGTACGCCGTCGGCTCGTCGCGTCGCTGCGAGGATGAACATCGGCTACCTCGTACCCGAGTTCCCCGGTCAGACCCACGCCATGTTCTGGCGTGAGATCGCCGTCCTCCGGCAGCACGGTGCCCGGGTCGATCTCCTGTCGACGAGACGCCCGGTGGCGACGGGGCCCCATGCCTGGGTACCCGAGGCGACGGCCGAGAGCACCTACCTCCTCCCGCTCCGTCCGCACATCGTGGCCGCCGCCGCACGCGCCTTTGTCCGCGCCGGCCCCGGAGGCTGTCTTCGATGGTTCCGGGCGCTTCGGTCCGCCGAGCGCGACGGAACCGTCAAGGGCGCGGTTCGCATGGCGTCCCTAGCCGTCGTCGGTGCCGCCGTGGCCGGCTTGGCCCAGCGTCGGCAGTGGCGGCATCTCCACGTCCACTCGTGCGCCGATGCCGCCAACCTGGCCCAGTTCGCGGCGCAGCTGACGCAACTGACCTACAGCGTCACGCTGCACGGCCCCCTGCGCGATTACGGGGGCAACCAGCGCCAGAAGTGGAGCAATGCGTCCTTCGCCTTCGTGATCACCGAGGTGCTCCGCAGGGAGATCGAGACCGTGTTGGGGCCCGCGCTGCCGCCGGTAATTCGGATGGCCGGGATGGGGATCGACGCAGCGCGGACCGTGCGGTCGACTCCCTACCAGCCGTGGGAGCCGGGGACGCCCGCACGGATCTTCAGTTGTGGTCGGCTCAACCGGGCAAAGGGTCACGTGGACTCGATCGCCGCCGTCCACGCGCTGCGCCGTGCGGGGATCGACGCCTTCCTGACCATCGCCGGCGAGGACGACGCGGGGGGCACCGGGTATCGGCAGGTCGTCGAGCGGGCCGTGCGGGACGAGGGCCTCGGCGCAGCCGTCCGACTGCTCGGGATGGTGTCCGACAGCGAGGTCGAGCGCTGGCTCGATCAGACGCACGTCTTCGTCCTGGCCAGCATGGCGGAGCCGCTGGGCGTGGCGGTCATGGAAGCCATGGCCATGGAAGTGCCAGTGGTCGTGACGTCAGGCGGGGGAGTGACCGAGCTGGTCGAAGACGGCCGGAACGGGCTCGTCGTGCCGCCGTCCTCGCCCCTCGAGCTGGCTGGTGCCGTGGAGAAGCTGCTCCGTGACCCGGCCCTCGGGTGCCAGCTCGGCCGCAACGCCCGGGCGACCGTGCTGGCAGGCTTCAGCTGCGAGCGGAACGCCACGCTGCTGCTGGCCGAGATTGCGGCGTTGCACGACGCGGACGCGCATCATGGTGGCCCATCGAAGGGACACTGATCCGGCAGGCGCCCGGAGACGCCCGCCGCCCCGCCGCAGGGAGACGACGCCCCCGACGCTAGAATCTTCGGATGAACCGTGGCGTACCCGCGCGGTCGCAGCCGGCTCTCGTCACGGGATGTACCGCTTCCGGCACCGTCATCGGACCGCTCGGCGGCGGCGACCGGTTCATGGACCCGGCGTCGCTCTCGCGACGGGGCGGCTGGGCCGGGGGCCACGTCGGTGGCGACTGATCTGCAAACGCGGCGGGGGCGCCACTTTGCACGCCGCCCGGGAGCCGCGCCAGACCGTCCCCCGACCCCGACCGCGGTACGCCTGCTGCAGATCTACGGGGTCCTCCTCTTCGTCATCCCCTCCTACACGGTCTTCAAGCCCCTGGGGGCGGCGGCGTTCCCGGCCGGGATCTTGGGGATGGGTGCCATCGGCCTCTGGACGGCATGGTGTGTGCTCGGGTTCCACAATCCGCTGCGAACCCGGACACCGATCCGGCTGACGTTCGGCGCCCTGTGGTGCAGTTCGCTCCTGTCGTACATCGCCCTACAGTTCCGCCCTCGAGACGCCGTCGAGGTGCTCGGCGGCGACCGGTGGCTGTTGTTCCTCGCTTCCATCACGGGTATCGCCTTCCTGGTCACCGAGTGCGTCCCCTCGCTCGACGACCTGAAGCGGGTGATCCGTGCTCTGCTTCTCGGTGCCTCCTTCTGCGCGGTCGTCGGGATCCTCCAGTACTTCTTCCTCTACGACCTCGCGCCGGTCCTCGGGCGGAACCTTCCCGGATTCACCTTCAACCCAGGTCTCGGCGGCATCGAGTTCCGCAGCGGGCTCAACCGCGTCCCGGGCACGCTCACCCATCCCATCGAGTTCGGCACGACGGCGGCGATGCTGATGCCGCTCGCGCTCTACATGGCGATCTACGACCGCGGCGTCTCGTTGAAGAGGCGTGTCGTGCCCGCAGTTCTGATCTTCGCGTGCATCCCCATCTCGGTGTCGCGATCAGCGGTCCTGGGAGCGGCGGCATCGGTGGTGGTGCTCCTCGTGGCCCTTCCGGCGCGGGAGCGGGCGATCGCGTTGGCGAGCATCCCGGTGGTCCTCGGCGGCGTGTTCCTGACGCTCCGCGGAATCATCTCCACGCTGACGAGCTATTTCGGACTCGGCGGAGCCGACCCGTCCATATCGACCCGCACGGACGATTACCCGCTCGTCGAGGCGTACGTGCGGCAGCGACCGTGGTTCGGGCGGGGCGGCGGGACGTACAACGCGCCCAACCCCCTCGAGATCCTCGACAACCAGTACCTCAAGTGGATCATCGAGTTCGGTATCGTCGGGCTGGTCGTCTTGATCGTCTTCGTCTTCGGAGTGCCCGCCGCAGCCGCCTTCTACGGCCGGCGCCGCACCGAGTCGGCCGACCTGAGGCTCCTGCAGGCCGCACTCGGGGCCGGCGTGGTATCCGCGGCACTCGCGTCCGCGACGTTCGACTCGTTGAGCTTCCCGGTCTTCGCCTGCGTCTATGGCGTCCTGCTCGGGTGCGTCGGTGCGGCCTGGAGATTCCGCACCGAGGCCGTCCACAGCACAGAAAGCCTGGTGGTGTAGATGGATGCGCTCTCGATGGTGCTGGCGCTGTGGCGCCACAAGGTTGCGTCCTTCATCGTCCTGGTGCTCATGGCCGCCGGAGCCGCGTTCGTGGTCCTCGTCCAGCCGTCCCAGTACGAGTCGAGCGCCACCCTGCTCCTCGTCCCGCCGCCCCGCCCGCCCAGCGCCGAGCAGATTGCTGCGGATCCGACGCTCCGCAACATCAACACCGACAACCCATTCACCCGTTCGTACGACCCCGGCATCGTGATCAACGTGGTGGCCGGTCTCGTGAACTCCGACTCCTCGAAGAAGGCTCTGATGCGAGCCGGGGCGGTCGGGCACTTCGCCGTCGCGCAGACGGCCCGGTACGGCTTCAGCAGCCCGGTGGCGGAGGTCGCCGTTCGCGCCAAGTCGCCGGAGCAGGCCCAGAAGACGGCGGAGATCGTCATCGGCGCGTTCCGCACGCAGCTCGAGAAGCTCCAGAGCGACGAGGGCGTCGACAACCGGTACTTCATCGCGACCCGGCTCGTGAGCGCTGCAGAGCCGGGCACCCTTCGGTCCTCGAGCAAGCTGCGAGGGCTGGTCGGCGTCGGTGGCCTCGGGGTCCTCGCACTGTTCACCGTGGTGTCCACCGGGGACGCGCTGGCCCGAGCCCGAGGCGCCGAGGAGCAGGGGAAGGACAGGGCCGCCGACCACAGGGGTGACCAGGAAAGCAGGCTTGCCGGCGCCCCGCCCGAGTCGGGCCGACACGACAGGGAACGACCGGTCAACCCGCCGCCGCCGCCGTCACTCCCACCTCCTGCCGCGCCGGACGCGCCCTCGCCGGTGTTCACCTCGGGTGGCAGGAGCGAACGCGGGGCCGTCACCGAGCCCGTGCGCAGCCGGCCCGGTGCCCACCCCTACCTCCTCAAGTCGGCGAAGGACGGCGCGGGGGAGCCGCTGGGGTACCGATCGGAGGAGGACGGCGAGGCCGGGGAGTCGCCCGAGGGAACGGGGATGATCGAAGAGCCTCCAAGGCGGGCCTGAGCGGCTGTCGGCGGCCCTTCGCCGTGGTGCACGGCGGGATCGCACGTCACCCGGTGCGCGAGGACTCGTCCCGCTCCCAGCGGACCGAGCTCGAGGCACGAGCGAGCACCCGCCCCGATACCGAGCAGATCCCGTAGGTGAGCGCGTCGAGGAGGGCCAGCGGGCTGGACCCCGCCAGACGGCGGAGATCCGAGACCGTGCCTCGCGACGACGGTGCGTGCTCCGGATTTAGCGAGCGCTGCTCCGCGTTCCCGCGGTACGTGCGGCGCAGGATCGCCAGCAGGCCTCGCAACCGAGACGGCGCGGTCACGACGACCACGGCGTCGGAGACGACCGTCTTCTCGTCGGGGTTGAAGAGCCCGTCGACGAACAGGTCGTCGGCGACGAGGTCGGGGTAGTCGGCGAAGCGCGCCCTTCCGTCTCGCGAGAGCCCGTACGTCCCCGCTCCCCACAGGTGCTGCCGCATCGTCGGCAGGCGTCCACGCGCCCGGTAGTAGCTGCGCACGACGGCCGACGATCGCCGGGTGTCGTAGCGAACGGCGGGACGCACGGCGAGATGGGGCCCGGTCCGGAGGGCGCCCAGCAGGAGCCGGACGGAGCGGGCGGGGAGCACGATGTCGGCGTCGAGGTAGATGCGCGGGAAGGCGGTGCTCGCACGGTCACCCGCCCGCAGGGCGGCGGGCTTCGATGCCTCGGAGAGCTCCACGACGGTGACGAGGGGACTGGTGGTCCTGGCCCGCACAGCCGTGTCGTCGGTGCAACCGTTGCAGACGACCGTGACCTCCAGCTCGGCGGGCGAGATGCCGTCGAGAAGCGCTTCGAGGCAGCGTGCGATCACGCTCGCCTCGTTGTGGGCGGGGATGACGACCGACCCGCACGGTCCGGGACGGGCTGATTCCTCGCTGTCTCCCTGCGGTACGTCCATCACAGGAAGCGCTCGTACACGCGCCGAAGGTCCGATACCTGATGCTCGGCCGAGTACTCGGCCAGGATGAACTCGGACGCGCGCCGTCCGGCGGCGTGCACGGATGGGCGATCCTGGCGGACCCGCCCGAGCACCTCCTCCGTGGCTCGCGCAAAGGCGAGAACGTCGCCCTCGGGCACCGGCGTGCAGAAATCCGGGCGGAAGTACTCACGTCCGGCCAGCCCGGTGAAACCGACGACGTAGCAGCCGCACGCCATCGCCTCGGCCGGCGGCAGGCCGAACCCCTCGCGCTCGCTGAAGCTGAGGAACACCGCGCTCGTGCGCAAGATGTCAGCCGTCTCCGACGGCGTGCACCCGTCGATGGCCTTCACCTCCCAGCCGTCCAGGCTGCTGCGCGCTTCGAGCAGGGCGAACAGCTCGCGACGGTCCTCGGCCCGCCGGCGGGGCATGTACGCCAGGCACGGCGTCGTCGCCCAATCGCCGGCGGGGTGGAACAGCGTCTCGTCGACGCGGTTGCGTACCCGCTCCACGGCGAGGCCTTCCATGGCATACCGGAGGTAGTCCTCGTTGTCCTGCGAGACGCAGAGCACACCGAGGACGTTCGGGCGCCGGTAGGGAAGGAAGGCCTGCTGGGTTTCGGAACCGTGGCCGTGGAAAGGCAGGTGGACGTTCTGATTGAAGACCAGCACCCGGAGGGACGACGGGATGGTGCCGAAGGAGGGGCTGTACATCTCCGGAACGACGAGGAGATCCTCCGGCGTGATGCGGGCGTCCGCCGCGCAGACGACGGGAACGCCCGGTGGACCGAACGGATACCGATGCCCTCGGCCGGCGTGCATGACGACGGCGCGAGCGCCGTTGGCGTTGAGCGCCTCCACGTGCTGGTAGATCACCGAGGCGCCACCGGTCGGTCCGAGCACGTCGGGACACACGTAGAAGATGGTCGGCAGACGCCCCTCCGACACGCCGAGCCGGAGCCGCGGCAGGCGCAGTCGCCGGGAGGCCCGGTACGAACGCGTGGCCGAGGCGGCGGTCCGCACGAGCGTGTCCGGCCAGGTTCGCCAAGGGGGGAGGGACGTCATCGGTGGCGGTCTCGGCCCGACGAGGCGCACGTCCTGGATGGCCTGGCGAGGCGGTGTCTCACGACGGCCGCGATCCCAGTGCCGCCTGGCGCAGCACCTGGGCGTGTTGCTCCAGACAGACGGTGTCCCGAAAGGTGGTCTTGCAGTAGCTGTGGAGCGCGCTCCTCCGGTCGAGCCACTCGTCCCGACGGTCGTGCACGGACGCCATCGCGGCGACGAGCGCCGAGCGGTTGGTCTGCGGGGCGAACTGCGCACGGCGGATCGTCTCCCAGTCGACGAGCAACGGCGTGCCGAGCGGATTCGGCACGAGGTGACCGCGCTCGCCGTCCTCACCGACCTGCTCACGCGCCCCACCCACCTCGCTCATCACCACCGGCACGCCGCTGTAGAGCGCCTCCATCGACGCCAGCGGCCAGCCCTCGAAGAACGAGTCGAGCACGAAGCAGTCGGCCGCGGCCAAGAGGGTGGCTGGGCTCGGGAAGTGGTCGCGAAGGTGGATCCGCCCGCGCACCGGGAGTTGGTCCGCCAGAAGGCGGACATGGTGGGCATAGGTGGGGTCGTCGACGCGCCCGGAGATCAGCAGATGGGCGGCCGGCCTGGGCTGGGCCACTTCTGCGAACGCCGAGACCAGCCCGAACGAGTTCTTCTGGAGGGAGTGCCGGCCGAGGGACAAGAACAGGAACTCGTCGTCCAGCCCGAGCAACTTCCGGGCCGCGTCGCGCTCCACGCGGGGAAGTCGATCGGTGTCGACCCCGTTCGGGATGGTGACGATCCGGTCGGCGGGAAACGACGAGTTCCCGGCCAGGTACTGCTGGCGGACGAGTTCGCTCACCGCCACGAACAGGGTGACGCCGCGAGCTCGGCAGTCCTCCTCGTTCCAGTCCACGCCGAACAGCGAGTGCATGCCGTGCAGCGTCTCGACGTAGGGAATGCCCGACGCCATCGCCGCTTGGAGGACCCAGGCCGGGGCGCCGTGGGCACTGATGACGTCCGGCCGGTTGGCGGCCAGCCACGATGCGCCGTCCCGGCCCTCGAGGTCGGCGATGGGGACGCCGGCGGCGCGCAGCGATTCCGCCAGGCGGCCGCCGGGGCCGACATTGCGGTCGATCGACGTGCCGACATGAAGCACCGATGTGGCGATGCCGCACGAGCCCAGTCGTCGGGCGAGGAAGGCCACGAACTCGTCCATGCCGCCGACGTCGAGGACGCCGGTGGTCACGAGGCAGCGCACGGCGGCCCCTCCTGGCGCCGCCCGGATGTACGACGGTGGCGCGGCTGCGCCGGTCGTGTGCGGCGGGGGAGCGACTTCGGCGACCTCGGACGTCACCAGGCAGGGCTCGGACCAGTCGTCGATGGGCGGCGGGGCAGCGCTGGACGACCGGAGCAGGAGCTTGCGGCCGAGTGACCGGACGGGCACAGGAAGCCTCCCGGCGCGGCGCTGGAGACGAAGGAGCAGCGCGAATGCCTTGACGCGCAGCGATGACCCACCGGCCCTCCTCACGGCCTCGATCCCTGGGTGCGCCCGGCCTGCCGGTGGAGTCCGCAGCGCCGGCGCATCCGGCCGGCGCTCGCCGGGCTACGGAACCTGGACGCCATTGGCGGAGGTATCGACGGCCACGGAGGAATGCGTGGACCGATTGGCGAGGTAGCGCCGCACGTCCGACCCGAACCACGGCGCCAGCAGGAGAAGGTAGGAAACGCCGAAGACCGGCAGGCCGATGAGCAGGCGGCCGAGATTGTCGGATGC
Proteins encoded:
- a CDS encoding glycosyltransferase family 2 protein translates to MDVPQGDSEESARPGPCGSVVIPAHNEASVIARCLEALLDGISPAELEVTVVCNGCTDDTAVRARTTSPLVTVVELSEASKPAALRAGDRASTAFPRIYLDADIVLPARSVRLLLGALRTGPHLAVRPAVRYDTRRSSAVVRSYYRARGRLPTMRQHLWGAGTYGLSRDGRARFADYPDLVADDLFVDGLFNPDEKTVVSDAVVVVTAPSRLRGLLAILRRTYRGNAEQRSLNPEHAPSSRGTVSDLRRLAGSSPLALLDALTYGICSVSGRVLARASSSVRWERDESSRTG
- a CDS encoding DUF6492 family protein, translated to MVVVTPSYAADHDLLVDLHESVLSCFPVSVSHLVVTPERDVNLFRPLEGPRCTVVSVPEVMPMRLWPAPFANAWLNPRKPIPPIRGWIMQQLVKLGAASQAQEQIVVLADADVTFVRKVTAETFAPGDRIRFYRKDGAVDQTLPRHIRWHAAARTLLGLPGSPEPPLPDYISALNTWDRDVVRACLGRVSEVGSRPWAELVSRFVHFSEFILYGVHRDNDPDRDLDADTDDSMCLSYWETTPLDDVSSEELGRRLSPTDVAVMISAKSGTTLPVRRRLVASLRG
- a CDS encoding O-antigen ligase family protein is translated as MGAIGLWTAWCVLGFHNPLRTRTPIRLTFGALWCSSLLSYIALQFRPRDAVEVLGGDRWLLFLASITGIAFLVTECVPSLDDLKRVIRALLLGASFCAVVGILQYFFLYDLAPVLGRNLPGFTFNPGLGGIEFRSGLNRVPGTLTHPIEFGTTAAMLMPLALYMAIYDRGVSLKRRVVPAVLIFACIPISVSRSAVLGAAASVVVLLVALPARERAIALASIPVVLGGVFLTLRGIISTLTSYFGLGGADPSISTRTDDYPLVEAYVRQRPWFGRGGGTYNAPNPLEILDNQYLKWIIEFGIVGLVVLIVFVFGVPAAAAFYGRRRTESADLRLLQAALGAGVVSAALASATFDSLSFPVFACVYGVLLGCVGAAWRFRTEAVHSTESLVV
- a CDS encoding glycosyltransferase family 4 protein, with amino-acid sequence MRRAGGSSLRVKAFALLLRLQRRAGRLPVPVRSLGRKLLLRSSSAAPPPIDDWSEPCLVTSEVAEVAPPPHTTGAAAPPSYIRAAPGGAAVRCLVTTGVLDVGGMDEFVAFLARRLGSCGIATSVLHVGTSIDRNVGPGGRLAESLRAAGVPIADLEGRDGASWLAANRPDVISAHGAPAWVLQAAMASGIPYVETLHGMHSLFGVDWNEEDCRARGVTLFVAVSELVRQQYLAGNSSFPADRIVTIPNGVDTDRLPRVERDAARKLLGLDDEFLFLSLGRHSLQKNSFGLVSAFAEVAQPRPAAHLLISGRVDDPTYAHHVRLLADQLPVRGRIHLRDHFPSPATLLAAADCFVLDSFFEGWPLASMEALYSGVPVVMSEVGGAREQVGEDGERGHLVPNPLGTPLLVDWETIRRAQFAPQTNRSALVAAMASVHDRRDEWLDRRSALHSYCKTTFRDTVCLEQHAQVLRQAALGSRPS
- the epsE gene encoding exopolysaccharide biosynthesis GT4 family glycosyltransferase EpsE, whose product is MNIGYLVPEFPGQTHAMFWREIAVLRQHGARVDLLSTRRPVATGPHAWVPEATAESTYLLPLRPHIVAAAARAFVRAGPGGCLRWFRALRSAERDGTVKGAVRMASLAVVGAAVAGLAQRRQWRHLHVHSCADAANLAQFAAQLTQLTYSVTLHGPLRDYGGNQRQKWSNASFAFVITEVLRREIETVLGPALPPVIRMAGMGIDAARTVRSTPYQPWEPGTPARIFSCGRLNRAKGHVDSIAAVHALRRAGIDAFLTIAGEDDAGGTGYRQVVERAVRDEGLGAAVRLLGMVSDSEVERWLDQTHVFVLASMAEPLGVAVMEAMAMEVPVVVTSGGGVTELVEDGRNGLVVPPSSPLELAGAVEKLLRDPALGCQLGRNARATVLAGFSCERNATLLLAEIAALHDADAHHGGPSKGH
- a CDS encoding glycosyltransferase family 4 protein yields the protein MRTAASATRSYRASRRLRLPRLRLGVSEGRLPTIFYVCPDVLGPTGGASVIYQHVEALNANGARAVVMHAGRGHRYPFGPPGVPVVCAADARITPEDLLVVPEMYSPSFGTIPSSLRVLVFNQNVHLPFHGHGSETQQAFLPYRRPNVLGVLCVSQDNEDYLRYAMEGLAVERVRNRVDETLFHPAGDWATTPCLAYMPRRRAEDRRELFALLEARSSLDGWEVKAIDGCTPSETADILRTSAVFLSFSEREGFGLPPAEAMACGCYVVGFTGLAGREYFRPDFCTPVPEGDVLAFARATEEVLGRVRQDRPSVHAAGRRASEFILAEYSAEHQVSDLRRVYERFL
- a CDS encoding Wzz/FepE/Etk N-terminal domain-containing protein, with the protein product MDALSMVLALWRHKVASFIVLVLMAAGAAFVVLVQPSQYESSATLLLVPPPRPPSAEQIAADPTLRNINTDNPFTRSYDPGIVINVVAGLVNSDSSKKALMRAGAVGHFAVAQTARYGFSSPVAEVAVRAKSPEQAQKTAEIVIGAFRTQLEKLQSDEGVDNRYFIATRLVSAAEPGTLRSSSKLRGLVGVGGLGVLALFTVVSTGDALARARGAEEQGKDRAADHRGDQESRLAGAPPESGRHDRERPVNPPPPPSLPPPAAPDAPSPVFTSGGRSERGAVTEPVRSRPGAHPYLLKSAKDGAGEPLGYRSEEDGEAGESPEGTGMIEEPPRRA